The following is a genomic window from Plectropomus leopardus isolate mb chromosome 3, YSFRI_Pleo_2.0, whole genome shotgun sequence.
ATCCGGTCGCTCTCGTCACTCAAACGCCGTTATCCGTCTTCAGCAGAAGGACGGCTGTTTGGACTCGTTCTCACCGCTCCGTAGCGGTCTGACTCGGTTCGGTCCGGTTCGGCTCAGCGGTCCTGCATCTGCAGGCAGGGGACCCACTGGTTCCTGCAGCGGCTCTCCTCGCAGAAGCTGCTGATGCTCTGCAGGGCCGAGGACTGCAGCGGCTGCACCGGCGggttctgcagaaacacaacgGAGACGCACCGTCAGATGACCGCTAACGTCTGTTATAGTCTGAGCTCACTACTGTCTGAGTTTACTTAGAGCCACGATCAGGGCCACGATCAGGGCCACGATCAGGGCCACGATCAGGGCCAcgttaaagaaaaacagcctTAAACTTTAGGTCATAATATTAGTCACAGACTGAGACTGAAAAGTCGAGTGATATGagataaaaagcaacaaagtatGAATAAATTATTAGAAGTGATGATTGCATGGTCAACATTAGAAGATGAAATCTTGAAAATAGGCTAGCTGCATATAAAAAGAGGATCCTACCATATTACCCAACTCTCCATCTCAGCCTGAGACTTCTCAATCTCGTAACAGTAcgattgtttttcttgtaaatgtacGATTTTAATATCGTGACATTGCGATTTTATTCTCCATATCTAACATCATTTTTTCCGTAACGTGGCGCTTTATCCTCCGCGGTGATTTCTGCATGAGCACGTGTTGCATCAGACGGAGGGAGGCGGACTTACGGTGACAAGGATGCAGTGCAGGTCCCGGGGTTCGTTGCCGTTGCTGTCCTCGTtgtcctcctccagcagctgagCGAGCCGCCGCATCCCGGACACGCGCAGGATGTTGATGTCGTTGTCGCAGCAGAAAGCCTGCAGCAGCGTGAAGTGGATCTGCAGCGCGATGTCgtcctcatcctcctcatcgGTGGCGAGGACGCACAGGACCACGCTGTCAGGGtccctgcaggaggaggacaaCGAGGACAGCAACGGCAACGCGGTCAGAACATCGtctcataataataaataataatacatctgATTAGTGATGGTAAAGGCTGCAAAGGGAAACCAGACTTACACATTCATGAGCTTGGCGGACTCGTAGACTCCCACAGTGAGACAGTCCTGCTCCTGAGCCGcgaccagcagctcctccagtGCCTGACTCACCGTCTCcatcctgcaaacacacacacacacacacggtcagaGATGTGCTCCGCGTGCTGCACAAAGATACACTGACACCTCAAACATCTGTTCATAAACTCTGGATCCGTGTTCACACATGTGATCCGGGATCGGAATCTGGTCAACATCGTGATCTGACACTCGTGCTGCTGAGTGCCAGTGCGTAATTACGCATCGCTACCGGCCATCCGTGACTTACTTTTTTTCGGTGCTGTTGGAGCCGACGACCTCTTCCAGAGTCATGTTGAAGTCACAAAAATAATCCACAAACTCCAGgataagaagaagaaatatcCACAGCGCGAAGGCTGCTGCCGTCCCGTTAAATTCCCGGAATAAAGTCCCAACGAGCGGTAATCCAGATCGGTGCAAAGATCCGTCCAGAGTCTGGAAGAGCAGGTTCAGAGTTAGAGTCCGTACGCTGTGAGAGTGAGGAAGAAGCTCTGTACCTCCGAAAGCAGAAACTCTCTGTGTTTATACTGCCTGTGCGCGGGGGGCGGCACCCCGCCCGGCCACGCACCTCCTGATTGGCCCGCTGCTGTCAATAGATCCCCCGGACTCTGCACCCATTGGCTGAATGCGCTGCAGACGTCGGAGACCCCACGTGGGGCGGTTTCGGAGAATCCCCCcgccccctcctcttcctcctctcccagTTTGTTTACTGGGAGTTTTCTTTCTGCGGAGGAATTTCCAGACAAATCTCCCCGCGCGCCTCCTCCCACAGCGCGGGATCTGCCCCTGCTGCACGAGGACAGCTTCACCTGGAGCTCAGCCGCACCGAGAAGAGCCTCCACCGGACTGCAGCCGCAGCGCGCCCGAACTATCCCgaacacacacgaacacactcGAGCACCCAGCAGTGACGCATAAATTCaccctttttctttaaatgagcTCGGTTTTTCTCCTGTAAagtttctggtgattttttatatttttggtgatatttttaattggcagttttctttttcttttgattttttttgctcttttttcatttttattttaaaatatttgtagtgTTATTTGGGGTATTTTAtaacaattttcttttacttaaaatttaaaaattcaaaattattataataacgcCACCGGGAGCAGGTGACCGGTCCGTGCCAGAGCACGAGCCCGGCAGGAGGCTGTTTTTAAGGCTGCCGGTTGAGCAACAgcagagttaaaaataaaagatggagAGGAGCATTTTGATAAACACGAGGAGAAATTCACGAGACCATCAGATGACACTTTGGTTTCTGTTAAATTTCACACGCGAAGTGCAAAAGTCTGAGGCTCCAggtcagctgcagctctgcagttttgcagctctgcagttttacagctaaaaataaaaactatcaccttctgttatttttctttgaataaaCGCAGGCTGTCAGCGTGCAGCAGGTCGCCTGGTTCATGTTCCTGCAGGCCTCTGTGGTCTCATGTCCTGACCCCCCTCCCTGTAGGGCTCAGCGGGTCTCTGACGCCCCCCCGCGGCCCCGCGGTGTCTCTGCAGAGGTGAAACCAGCAGGACATGTAGGAACACGCTAGGACTCAGTGAAACCGGTTCCCCGAAGTGGGGCACAGGCAGAGGGGGGCTCCCGGAGGGGGCTGTTGTTATGGGGGCCCTTAGGGTCTTTAGGGGGGTTTCAGGGTCCATTAAGGGGGTTTTGAGTGCGTCAGTGACACATGAAGGAGTTTCTGCAGCTTTTTGAAGACAGTTTCAcaagttttaaaggttttctgAGGGAAGCGCTGCACACATTCATAGAAAAcagacctttaaccctttgaaacctgggcacatggacttgatttctttctgaaaGGAAGAAGGTAACAAGCAACTTTGGAAAACACAAcctagaaattaaaaaaaaaaaaaaaaagcactacaaattagctgaaaatcatccccaaaaacaaggaaatggcctgaCAGACTACATTTCTTGCAGTCTGCTGGACATTTACTGCCTGGTATTGCATTTTCCTCacgttcttgaaagaaatcaaatgagggtccaaaagtcaaagtacctgtgaaaggcgcctcaatgcagcacaacagagtgatgtagatccaggtttcaaggggttaataatCAGATCGGTCGGACACAAAAACCTGCAGGTgcaacatttcatattttatgacGATTTATTGATATGGAACCtgcaagactttttaatgcataaaagtacattttaaggcatttctaaGGTAAAACATTAACGTTAAGGGACATTTAGGGTCTAAAACTAAAGTATTAGGTGTAAAATTAAGTAACAAAACCCTTAAGTTTGAGAAGCTTTTgactgaaagtgtttgttttctgggaAGAGTTTAAGGGCTTTCAGATTTCCTCCTGGAGACTTTGAGTGGTTTTAAGGTTTTAAGTCTCTTTAGTGAGTTTAATCGTTTATTTTAGAGTTAATCGtgtatttaaacaaataataatgtgcaaaatGAAATCAAGTTTGATTAGAAAGTCAaagggagaaacaaaactgactgAATTCAGTCCAAATAAACACTCTTCCTCTGCTGATGAGGACGGATATTTCCTCTGATCCTCTGCTGCCACCTGCTGCATTTTCCTCATACACAGAAATtctcctttgaaacctgaaaaaaaaccgTGCAAGAAAGCAACGAGCAGTTTAAC
Proteins encoded in this region:
- the LOC121941088 gene encoding growth arrest and DNA damage-inducible protein GADD45 beta-like; protein product: MTLEEVVGSNSTEKKMETVSQALEELLVAAQEQDCLTVGVYESAKLMNVDPDSVVLCVLATDEEDEDDIALQIHFTLLQAFCCDNDINILRVSGMRRLAQLLEEDNEDSNGNEPRDLHCILVTNPPVQPLQSSALQSISSFCEESRCRNQWVPCLQMQDR